The following are from one region of the Capsicum annuum cultivar UCD-10X-F1 chromosome 1, UCD10Xv1.1, whole genome shotgun sequence genome:
- the LOC107855334 gene encoding uncharacterized protein LOC107855334, which produces MSSEKSHKKLELEHKSRSLFSFKQHSMASLQCQKPVAEQTVCQKTTTVTCQKANEHHSLADKMKEMTSKMIHHENLGQQSACHGAKTQQSACHGTTAMHGHGAKTQYSAGHGSTAMHGGHANHGQQTACHGSKKEGGFMHKIGDQLKNMRRKKNKDGRCRDGSDSSSSSDESDNENCARNKRESC; this is translated from the exons ATGTCAAGTGAGAAGAGCCATAAGAAACTAGAACTCGAACACAAGAGTCGTTCTCTGTTCAGTTTCAAACAACATTCAATGGCATCACTTCAGTGTCAAAAACCAGTTGCAGAACAAACTGTCTGCCAGAAAACCACTACTGTCACTTGCCAAAAGGCGAATGAGCACCACTCTTTGGCTGATAAAATGAAAGAGATGACAAGCAAGATGATCCACCACGAGAATCTTGGTCAGCAATCTGCCTGCCATGGTGCAAAAACTCAACAATCAGCATGCCATGGCACCACTGCTATGCATGGCCACGGCGCCAAAACTCAATATTCAGCAGGCCATGGCTCCACTGCTATGCATGGAGGTCATGCTAACCATGGCCAGCAGACTGCATGCCATGGCTCAAAGAAGGAAGGGGGTTTCATGCATAAGATAGGTGATCAGCTGAAGAACATGAGGAGAAAGAAGAACAAAGATGGACGCTGCAGAGATGGCAGTgacagcagcagcagcagtgaTGAAAGCGACAATGAGAACTGTGCAAGGAACAAG AGGGAGAGCTGCTGA
- the LOC107855314 gene encoding uncharacterized protein LOC107855314 — protein sequence MASVQCNKPTEQNINHVQSSTVSNKTSTPTSQKAVRNKNNTPTSQMAVSNKTNTATGQKVVCDKTSTPTSQKANNENHSFADKMKEMKQKMFHRENHTQHGQKAHTQNGHQSICHASCATHANHGQHSATHTTTNGKKKMEGHCMPMMRDKMKITRKKNEEEKYKFSDSSSSSDDSDNEKCGRKKN from the exons ATGGCATCAGTTCAATGTAACAAGCCCACTGAGCAAAATATTAATCATGTTCAATCCTCCACCGTGAGCAACAAGACTAGCACCCCGACTAGCCAAAAGGCTGTTCGCAACAAGAACAACACTCCAACTAGTCAAATGGCTGTTTCCAACAAGACCAACACTGCGACTGGCCAAAAAGTTGTGTGCGACAAGACTAGCACCCCGACTAGCCAAAAGGCAAATAATGAGAACCACTCTTTCGCTGACAAAATGAaagaaatgaaacaaaaaatGTTTCACCGTGAAAATCATACTCAACATGGCCAGAAGGCACACACCCAGAATGGACATCAGTCCATCTGCCATGCGTCCTGTGCAACTCACGCTAACCATGGCCAACATTCTGCAACTCATACTACAACTAATGGAAAGAAAAAGATGGAAGGCCACTGCATGCCTATGATGCGTGATAAAATGAAGATTACAAGGAAGAAGAACGAAGAAGAAAAATACAAGTTCAGTgacagcagcagtagcagtgatgaCAGCGACAATGAAAAGTGTGGAAGGAAGAAG AACTAA
- the LOC107855313 gene encoding KAT8 regulatory NSL complex subunit 3, translated as MSTRRTSKRRRTVQKEETEDRKKQHVEEEVNGSSKKQVSPVVVFAHGAGAPSTSDWMIRWKEMLTKALNTAEVVTFDYPYMSGGKKRAPPKAEKLVDFHSNIVKEVAAKYPGHPLILAGKSMGSRVSCMVAVNGIASSAIVCLGYPLKGAKGASRDELLLQVDVPIMFVQGSKDGLCPLEKLDAVRKKMKCANELYVIDGGDHSFKIGKKHLQLAESTQEEAEKLAVHAIATFVSNHVK; from the exons ATGTCGACCCGACGAACTTCAAAACGAAGGCGTACAGTGCAGAAAGAAGAAACAGAAGATAGAAAAAAGCAACATGTTGAAGAAGAGGTTAATGGAAGTTCAAAAAAACAAGTGTCGCCGGTAGTAGTATTTGCTCATGGTGCTGGTGCACCTTCCACCTCCGATTGGATGATCAG ATGGAAGGAGATGTTGACCAAGGCGCTGAACACTGCTGAAGTTGTAACCTTTGACTATCCAT ACATGTCTGGTGGAAAGAAGAGAGCTCCCCCCAAGGCAGAAAAGTTGGTTGATTTTCACTCTAATATTGTCAAAGAGGTGGCTGCAAAATACCCTGGGCATCCGCTGATATTGGCAGGGAAGTCAATGGGTTCAAG GGTTAGCTGCATGGTAGCTGTTAATGGCATCGCTTCTTCAGCTATTGTTTGCTTGGGGTATCCATTAAAG GGTGCAAAAGGTGCATCACGAGATGAGTTGCTGTTACAAGTTGATGTACCTATTATGTTTGTGCAG GGAAGCAAAGATGGGCTTTGTCCACTGGAGAAGCTGGACGCTGTAAGAAAGAAAATGAAGTGTGCTAATGAATTATATGTGATTGACGGTGGTGATCACTCCTTCAAAATTGGCAAAAAGCACTTGCAGTTGGCTGAGTCCACCCAAGAGGAAGCTGAAAAGCTTGCTGTTCATGCTATTGCAACTTTTGTTTCTAATCATGTGAAATAG